In Haladaptatus cibarius D43, the sequence TGTCCCGGTTCGAACGAACGCTCTAATTCGAGCAGATGCACTTTGCCATCGTGTTCGATTCGAACCGTCGAACCGGCGGACAGCGTCTCTCCGCCAGCATGTTCGAGTTCGATTGTGCGCTCCGCGGCGTTTACCTCGATGTTCGCCGAGACGGTTTCGTGAGCTTTCTCCGACCAATCAGGTCGTTCGACTGCTGTGGTGCCAGAGAGGGTGAGTTCGAAGTCGTGTTCGAGATGCACATCGTCGGTTTTCACCGTTCGGTGGAGCTGACGAACGCGACCGGACGAATCAACGACGAGCGTCGCATCGAAGTCGGTCGCATTTTCGAACTCGGAATCGTTCGCAGGTTCCGTCGCCTTGAGGGTGATGAGTGCTTGCCCGCTGGAATCCTCGGTCTTTGTGACGGTGAACTCGCCGGAGTTCAAGAGTTCGGTGAGCGTTCGCGTCATCATCCCTGTTTGGGCGAGTTCGGCGCGGAGTTGCTCGCTCTGTGCCCGTTCGTTGTACTGCGTCTGTCCGTCCGCAGTTTGCTTCGTAAGGAGAACGGAATCGTTCGCCCAAAGATGCGTCCGATACGCTGTCGCCGAACCGTCGGTGTACTCCGTGTGTCTCTCGAAGGACGTTTGACCTTCGGCGACGGTTCCCCACAGCATGGCAGTCGCGTTCACCGTGCCATCAGTTTTTGTGACACTGCGATAGTCGAACTCGTACCCGGACGTCTTCAGCGCGGATTCGTGCGTGGAGAGGAGTCGGCTCGCATTCAACGTTCTATCGTCGGAGATTCCAGATGGAAGGGACGCAAGCGACGTAGTCGATTTCGTGGTTTCGGTTGCTGTCGCCGTAATGTCGGTCGTTTCTGTCGCTGGTGCGGCAGTTCCCGTGTTCTCGGCGGGACCACCGACACATCCAGCGACGAGGAGCAGTGCTGTAAGGAGGGCAAAAACTGCGCGGAGGTTCATGTCTAACTACTATCTATTACAGATGGTTTATAAATTTACGGTCGCCGAAACGACTGCTCTGTCCGTGAAAACGTAGAAAACGTCGGAAAACACGAGAGATGAGAGTCGAAGCGATCAGCGAACCGAATCGAGCATCAACTTCTGCTCGACGCGCTTCACTTCGTGTTGCACGTCGCGCACCGCGTCGATGTTAGCCGAGATGGACGAGACGCCGCGGTTGACGAGGAAGCGTACCATCTCCGGTTTCGACCCGGCTTGTCCGCAGATACTGGTGTTGATGTCGTGGTCACGACAGCAGTCGATAGTTTGGCCGATGAGTTTGAGAACGGCGGGGTGGAGTTCGTCGAACCGCCCCGCGACGTTCTCGTTATTACGGTCAACGGCGAGCGTGTACTGGGTGAGATCGTTCGTGCCGAAACTGGCGAAGTCGATGCCTGCCTCGGCCATATCCTCGATTTGAAGCGCGCTGGCGGGCGTTTCAATCATCACACCCCACGTGCGCTTGTCGGGGTCGATTCCGGATTCGGCGATAAGTCGTCGGGCGCGAAGCACGTCCTCCGCGTCGTTGACGAGCGGGAGCATGAGTTCGACGTTGTCGTAGCCCATCTCGAACAGTTCGCGGAAAGCGTCGAGTTCGTGCTGGAACACGTCCGGCTTGTCGAGACTGCGGCGAATGCCGCGCCAGCCGAGCATCGGATTGTGTTCGTCCGGTTCGTGCTCGCCACCTTGCAGTTGGCGGAACTCGTCCGTCGGCGCGTCGAGCGTTCGAACGCGGACTGGTCGCGGATAGAACTCTTCTGCAACGCCGCGGATTCCCTCCACGATTTCCTCGACGTAGGCATCGACGCCGTGGTCTTCGATGTACTTCCCCGGCGTCTTGTTGGTCGAGAGAATCATGTGCTCCATTCGGAGCAGGCCGACGCCGTCGGCACCGGTCGCGGCGGCGCGTTCTGCGGCCTCCGGAATGGAGACGTTCACCTTGACCTCCGTCGCCGTCATCGGTTTGACGGGCGTTTTCGGGCGGGCGTCCTCGATTGGTTCGCGCTCCTGTCCCTGTTCCTTTTCGGGTTTGCCCTCGCGGACGGTTCCCTTGTCGCCGTCCAACGTAACGACTTGGCCGTCTTCGAGCGTGTCCGTCGCGTTGCTGGAACCGACGACTGCGGGGACGCCGAGTTCGCGCGAAACGATGGCGGCGTGGCTGGTCATACCACCTTCGTCCGTAATGATACCCGCGGCGCGTTTCATCGCGGGCACCATGTCCGGGGTCGTCATCTCTGTAACGATGATGTCGCCCTCCCCCACCTTGTCCAGTTGGTCGAGTTTCGTCACGGTTCGTGCCGGGCCGCTGGCGATACCGGGGCTTGCGCCTAGTCCATTCACGAGAACTTCCTGACTGCCGCCTTTCTCGGTCTGCACCGCACCGCTTCCGTCGGCGACGCCTTCGTTCGTGTCCGCTTCGATAGAGCCGGAGTCGTTAATCGTCGTAATTGGCCGGGATTGGAGCATAAAGACGTCGTCGCCGACCATTGCCCATTCCACGTCCTGTGGAGTTCCGTAGTGGTCTTCTACCTCTTCGCCGAGTTCCACGAGGCGATTGATGTCGGCTTCGGAGAGCACACGCGCGTTCCGTTTGTCGTCCGGAACCGTGCGTTCGACCGTCTCGCCGGTTTCGGCGTCCTTCGTGTGCATCATCTTCTTATCGGCGATGGTGATGTCCTCCGTCGCGTTGGAGGAGCGGTCAACGACGTAGTTATCCGGGGAAACCGACCCCGAGACGACCGCCTCGCCGAGTCCCCACGCCGCCTCGATGATAATTTTCTTGTCGCCGGTCGAAGGGTGACTCGTGAACATGACGCCACTCTTTTCGGCGTCCACCATGCGCTGGATAACGACCGCAATGTCCACGATTTCGTGGTCGAAGCCCTTCTCCTGTCGGTAGTAAATCGCCCGCTGGGTGAACAGCGATGCCCAGCACTGTTTCACGCGTTCGATGAGGTCTTCGCGGGTGATGTTGAGGAACGTTTCCTGTTGGCCCGCAAACGAGGCGTCGGGGAGGTCTTCCGCAGTCGCGGAAGACCGAACCGCGACAAACGCTTTGCCGTCGTCCAGATTGTCATATGCATCGAGGATTCCCTGTCGCATCTCTTCGGGAATCTCGGTGCCGAGAATGAGTTCTTCCGCACGCGCCTCGGCGTCCGCCAATGCCGCAGAATCTTCAGTGTCAACGTCCACGGCCTCGAACAACTCCTCCGCGATGCCGGTTTCCTCGATGAACTCCCGGTAGGTTCCGGCAGTCACGACGAATCCCGGCGGGACAGGGAGGTCCGCCCCGGTGAGTTCACCGAGCGACGCACCTTTGCCACCCACCAGTTCGAGGTCGTTTGCGCTGATTTCATCCAGCCAGAGTACAACCATTGCGTATGGGTGGAGACAAGCAGACACATAAAGAATGTTCCGACCAAATTTTCGAAGAATACTAACTCAGAAACGGAATACTGTTTCGAACAGTCGCAAAATCGCCGGGGTGGCGGTGGTTGGCAACTACGCTTCGGGACTGTTATAGTTCGATAATCCCGTCGTCTTCCGATTCGGGAACGACCAACTGACCATCGAGTGCGGTCGTCGCCCGGCCACCGACCTTCACGCTATCTTCAGTCGCACGCACGCGAACGTATCCGGGTCGGTCGAGGAAATGCCCCTGTTCCAGTCGCAGTTCCTCGGGGAACTCGTCGAAGGCGTCCGTTTCGCGCAGGAAGGCACCGACCGCGCCGCTGGCGGTTCCCGTAACCGGGTCTTCCGGAATCCCTGCAAGCGGAGCAAACATCCGCCCGTGGAGCGTCGATTCGGCGTCGATGGCGTCGAAGGAGAAGGCGTAGATTCCGACCGCGCCGACTTCCTCACACAGTTGCTCGACCTTCGCCATATTCGGTTCCGCGCCGCCGAGATGTTCGAGAAAATTGACCGGAATCACGAGACACGGAAGGCCGGTCGAAGCCACCGCCATCGGAATGTCCGCGCCAACGTCCTGAAGCGCTGCCGGGTCGATGCCGAGCGCGCCACCCACTCGGTCGTACTCCAGTTCGACCGTCTCGATTTCCGGCTCGTTTTGCGTCATCCAGCTCGTGTGGTTTTCTTCCACTTCGATATCCAGCACGCCGACTTCCGTTTCGAGGGTGTGCGCCCCCGGCGACAGTTCGCCGTCTTCCAGTAGGTGAACGTGCGAGGCAATCGTCGCGTGGCCACAGAGGTCGATTTCCGTTGTTGGGGTAAAGAACCGAACCCTGCGGTCTGCATCCTCGCTTTCGGAGAAAAACGCCGTCTCGCTGACCGCGAGTTCGCGGGCGATGGCCTGCATCTGGTCGTCCGTCAGGTCGTCCGCGTTCGGGACGACGCCCGCCGCGTTTCCGGCCAGTGGTTCGTCGGTGAAGGCGTCCACGAGGAGGGTTCTGACTGTTTGCATGTCGGAGTGGTCGTTTGCTGGTGGGTTTAATTCTGCGTTCGATAGTCCGGGGAAGGTAAGCAGGGTTTTCCAACGAGGATTAATGTCGGAATATATCTGCGACAAGTGTTGGAATGGGATTGTCGCTAGGTACTGCCGACAACACATGACCGCCACGACGACGAAATCTGCACTACGAACGTGAGAGTGGTAGAGGTTCGTCGGAAGCAAATCACGACTCCAACCAACCACCACGACGAAATCAACAATACGAACGTGAGGTTGTTGAAGATTTGTCGGAAGCAAGTCACGGCTCCAATGAAACCGCCACCGCACCGCCGCAGACCACACCCTCCCCATCCGACTCCTTCGCTCGCTCCGCTCACTCAGTCGTCCCTCGCGCGAACCCGAGCAGGCCCTCGGACGACGAGTCCTCAGGCCTGCCGACGCACGCGCCACTGAATTTACGTCGAATCAAGAAACCCAATCAACCGCCATGGCGCGCGCTCGTGAGACTTCGTGGACTCGTCGTCCGAGAAGTCGAGTGGAAGCGCGCGAGGGACGAGTGCGCGAACGAAGTGAGCGCATGAGTCGGTTGGGGAGGGAGTGGCCGGTTGCGGTGGCGGTTATTTGGAGTCGGCAACAGCTAGCGACTCGGAAACAAACACCTCCCAATAAAATCCATTCGAACAACTTCCTCGAAACGATTTTCTGAAAACGATTTCAAACCGCGAAAATCCGCAAAAAGACCAAATCCGAACTACTCGCTGTCGAGAACGTAGCCACCGTCTACGTCCACATCGAACGAATCGCCAGCGGAGTCGGGGGCGGTAAACGACAGCGAAACGTCCTTCAAATACCGATTGCCACGGACGTGCTCTTCGGCCAATGTGAACGTGGTTCGGTCGCCATCGACGGATAACCACGCCGTTCCTTTCGCACTGCCGGACACGCGCGCGGTCGCCGAAACCTGTTCGCCGGGCGAAGGCGACCCCGAAATCGAGAAGGACACCAGCGAGAGCTGCGGCGTTCCGACCGCGACAGAGACGGTTTCGGAAAGCGTCTCTCGGTAGGTCGCCGAGTCGTCGCCGCCGCCTCCACTGCCACCATCTCCGTCGCCGGGTTCGTCGGTCAACAGCTCGACACCCAACTCGGATTCCACGTTGCCGATTTTGTTGAAAATCGTCTGGCGCGACGACCCGGCGAAGAGCAAGCCGACGAGTTCGCCGGACGAATCGAGGAAAACGGGCGACCCGCTGTCGCCGCCTTCCGACATCGCGCCTGCGATGCACTGGTCGCGGAGAGTAAGTGTTCCGGCATCGCCGAACCGAACCCGGACGCTCGCGCTGGTCGCCTTGACTTGGCTTTGCGTGACGCCCGTGGTTCGCCCAGTTTTCGTGACCGTCTTTCCTTTCAACGAGCGGTAATCCTCGCGCCGGACGGTGGTCGGCCACGAGTCGTCCAGTTCGTGGTACTCGGCGGAGTCCTGTTCAGGGTCGATAGACCGCGCCGCCACATCGACCGCTGCGCCGTCTTCGGCGGTAACGTAGCCCAGCAGTTCGCCGGTTTTGTCGTCCGGGAGGCTCCCGCCGTCGGTCGGCGAGGGTTGGATTATTGGTTCGCCGAACTCGGCATCGTTGATTCGCGCGTACACATGGTTGTTGCTCAGTCGGACGAGGTCGCCCTCGGAAGCCGCGTCGCTCCAGTTCGCCGTCGAGGTGTCCGTGATTCGGGCGGGGTACGGCCCGGCAGTGGCCGCCGACTCCTTCGCGTTGATTTCGCTGACGCCGCCGACGACCGGCCGGTGTCGCTTCTGTCGGTCTGCCTGCGCCTCCGGCAGGGATTCGACGCGGGAGAGCGCGTCGAATCCCTCGCGCTCTTCCTCGAATCCCGCGTCCTCGACTTCGAGGTTCACGTCGGAGACGCGCAGTTTCACGTTGTCCTCGTCGGCGAGTTCGCTGTCCGGAAGTTTCTGCGAGACGAACACCGTGAGAGTGTTCGTCTCGTCGTCGTACTCGACGCCGAGGACGTTCTTGCATTCGAGCAGGTCTTCGTAATCTTCGGTGCGGGACATGGCTATGGTTGCTAGTTCGGTACCGACTTCCAAAATACTATTCCCGTAAATACTAACGTAAATTTATAGATAATACGATTCGTTCGAAAACCAGAGTGCATCGGCTATGGTGAGGAGGAATCCGAAACCCACCTGTAAACCGTTAAGTGGCACGCGCCGCGACTCTCCGGTAGCATGAGCGACCTGCCGGACGATTTCAAATGCACGATTACCAACTGGGACTACATCTACGGCCTCTGCCGCGGCGTGAGCGAGCAGGTGAAAGTCTCCGATTTCGAACCGGATGTCATCGTCGCACTCGCGCGCGGCGGATGGTTCGCCGGACGATGCATCTGTGACTTCCTCGGACTGGACGACCTGACGAGTCTCAAGATGGAACATTACGTCGGAACGGCCCAGAAATCGGGCGAACCCGAAGTTCGCTATCCGATGCCGGAAGGGAGCGTCGAAGGCAAGGACGTTCTCATCATCGACGATATCGCGGACACCGGCGGCTCCATCAAACACGCCGAAGAGTACGTCACCGACCGGGACGCAGGAGAGGTCAGAACCGCGACGCTCCAACTGCTCCAGACCAGCGAGTTCGACCCCGACTACGTCGGCGAGAAACTCGAAGAGTGGGCGTGGATAGTCTATCCGTGGAACTTCATCGAGGACATGATAGACGTGACCAGCGGCGCGCTGGACAGGGCAGACCAAGACGTGTTCACCAACGAGGACGTTCGGCACTATCTGAACGAGTACCACGACGTAGAGCGCATCCAGATGGAAATCGCGCAACCCGACCGATTGGACGAGGTTCTCACCGAGATGGTTCGGCGCGGTCTGCTGTCGCGCAAAGACGGCGAGTGGCGACTGTTGGAGAAAGCAACCGGCGGGCAGTAACCGACGAACGGCAACCGACTATCGACGAGGCTGATTTCGTCCGGGACGAACCCGTGTCGTTTACGTGACTGCCGAAACCATCTTCGCCTATGATTGGCTTCATCGGTGGAAGCGGCATCTACGAGGCACTACCGCTCGAAAACACCCGCGAAGAAGAAGTGACGACGCCGTTCGGCGAACCGAGCGCACCCGTCACCATCGGCGAAATCGCCGGGAAGGAAGTCGCGTTCTTGCCTCGACACGGCCCGAAACACCAGCGGACGCCTACGGAAGCGCCGTACCGGGCGAATATCTACGCGCTGAAAGAACTCGGCGTGGAGCGAATTTTAGCCAGCAACGCGGTCGGCAGCCTACGCGAAGAACTGCCGCCGCAAACGCTCGTGATTCCCGACCAGATTTTCGACCGGACGAAACACCGAACCCCGACGTTCTTCGGCAGTGGCATGGTCGTCCACATGCCCTTCGCCGACCCGTACTGCCCGCACATGGTGGAACATCTCTCGGAGTCGAGCGACGAAGCGACCGACGCAGACCACCATTCGGGCGGCACCTACGTCTGTATCGAGGGGCCGCAGTACTCGACGCGCGCGGAGAGCGAGTTCTACCGCCAGCAAGGCTTCGAAATCATCGGCATGACGGCGATTCCGGAGGCGAAACTGGCCCGCGAAGCCGAGATGTGCTACGCCACCGTGGCGGGCGTCACCGACTACGACGTGTGGAAATCCGACAGCGAAGTTACCTTGGAGGAAGTGCTGGAAAACGCCGCGGAGAACGAAGACGCCATCAAGCAGGTCGTGGAACACGCGATTCGGAATCTGCCCGAAGAGCGTGACTGTAACTGTGGCCACGCGCTGGAAGGCACCATCAACACGCCGACGGACGCGATTCCGAAGGAGACGCGCGAGGAAGTCGAACTACTCGCCGGGCAGTAC encodes:
- a CDS encoding PhzF family phenazine biosynthesis protein, whose protein sequence is MQTVRTLLVDAFTDEPLAGNAAGVVPNADDLTDDQMQAIARELAVSETAFFSESEDADRRVRFFTPTTEIDLCGHATIASHVHLLEDGELSPGAHTLETEVGVLDIEVEENHTSWMTQNEPEIETVELEYDRVGGALGIDPAALQDVGADIPMAVASTGLPCLVIPVNFLEHLGGAEPNMAKVEQLCEEVGAVGIYAFSFDAIDAESTLHGRMFAPLAGIPEDPVTGTASGAVGAFLRETDAFDEFPEELRLEQGHFLDRPGYVRVRATEDSVKVGGRATTALDGQLVVPESEDDGIIEL
- the ppsA gene encoding pyruvate, water dikinase encodes the protein MVVLWLDEISANDLELVGGKGASLGELTGADLPVPPGFVVTAGTYREFIEETGIAEELFEAVDVDTEDSAALADAEARAEELILGTEIPEEMRQGILDAYDNLDDGKAFVAVRSSATAEDLPDASFAGQQETFLNITREDLIERVKQCWASLFTQRAIYYRQEKGFDHEIVDIAVVIQRMVDAEKSGVMFTSHPSTGDKKIIIEAAWGLGEAVVSGSVSPDNYVVDRSSNATEDITIADKKMMHTKDAETGETVERTVPDDKRNARVLSEADINRLVELGEEVEDHYGTPQDVEWAMVGDDVFMLQSRPITTINDSGSIEADTNEGVADGSGAVQTEKGGSQEVLVNGLGASPGIASGPARTVTKLDQLDKVGEGDIIVTEMTTPDMVPAMKRAAGIITDEGGMTSHAAIVSRELGVPAVVGSSNATDTLEDGQVVTLDGDKGTVREGKPEKEQGQEREPIEDARPKTPVKPMTATEVKVNVSIPEAAERAAATGADGVGLLRMEHMILSTNKTPGKYIEDHGVDAYVEEIVEGIRGVAEEFYPRPVRVRTLDAPTDEFRQLQGGEHEPDEHNPMLGWRGIRRSLDKPDVFQHELDAFRELFEMGYDNVELMLPLVNDAEDVLRARRLIAESGIDPDKRTWGVMIETPASALQIEDMAEAGIDFASFGTNDLTQYTLAVDRNNENVAGRFDELHPAVLKLIGQTIDCCRDHDINTSICGQAGSKPEMVRFLVNRGVSSISANIDAVRDVQHEVKRVEQKLMLDSVR
- the mtnP gene encoding S-methyl-5'-thioadenosine phosphorylase, whose amino-acid sequence is MIGFIGGSGIYEALPLENTREEEVTTPFGEPSAPVTIGEIAGKEVAFLPRHGPKHQRTPTEAPYRANIYALKELGVERILASNAVGSLREELPPQTLVIPDQIFDRTKHRTPTFFGSGMVVHMPFADPYCPHMVEHLSESSDEATDADHHSGGTYVCIEGPQYSTRAESEFYRQQGFEIIGMTAIPEAKLAREAEMCYATVAGVTDYDVWKSDSEVTLEEVLENAAENEDAIKQVVEHAIRNLPEERDCNCGHALEGTINTPTDAIPKETREEVELLAGQYLD
- a CDS encoding chymotrypsin family serine protease; this translates as MSRTEDYEDLLECKNVLGVEYDDETNTLTVFVSQKLPDSELADEDNVKLRVSDVNLEVEDAGFEEEREGFDALSRVESLPEAQADRQKRHRPVVGGVSEINAKESAATAGPYPARITDTSTANWSDAASEGDLVRLSNNHVYARINDAEFGEPIIQPSPTDGGSLPDDKTGELLGYVTAEDGAAVDVAARSIDPEQDSAEYHELDDSWPTTVRREDYRSLKGKTVTKTGRTTGVTQSQVKATSASVRVRFGDAGTLTLRDQCIAGAMSEGGDSGSPVFLDSSGELVGLLFAGSSRQTIFNKIGNVESELGVELLTDEPGDGDGGSGGGGDDSATYRETLSETVSVAVGTPQLSLVSFSISGSPSPGEQVSATARVSGSAKGTAWLSVDGDRTTFTLAEEHVRGNRYLKDVSLSFTAPDSAGDSFDVDVDGGYVLDSE
- a CDS encoding DUF7537 family lipoprotein, yielding MNLRAVFALLTALLLVAGCVGGPAENTGTAAPATETTDITATATETTKSTTSLASLPSGISDDRTLNASRLLSTHESALKTSGYEFDYRSVTKTDGTVNATAMLWGTVAEGQTSFERHTEYTDGSATAYRTHLWANDSVLLTKQTADGQTQYNERAQSEQLRAELAQTGMMTRTLTELLNSGEFTVTKTEDSSGQALITLKATEPANDSEFENATDFDATLVVDSSGRVRQLHRTVKTDDVHLEHDFELTLSGTTAVERPDWSEKAHETVSANIEVNAAERTIELEHAGGETLSAGSTVRIEHDGKVHLLELERSFEPGQHRYLSYPGGGDPVLLTQRTSGANGDRIEGSYSLAILDSNGNTVTSMGFGVGHSEATDSSSDSS
- a CDS encoding phosphoribosyltransferase, with the protein product MSDLPDDFKCTITNWDYIYGLCRGVSEQVKVSDFEPDVIVALARGGWFAGRCICDFLGLDDLTSLKMEHYVGTAQKSGEPEVRYPMPEGSVEGKDVLIIDDIADTGGSIKHAEEYVTDRDAGEVRTATLQLLQTSEFDPDYVGEKLEEWAWIVYPWNFIEDMIDVTSGALDRADQDVFTNEDVRHYLNEYHDVERIQMEIAQPDRLDEVLTEMVRRGLLSRKDGEWRLLEKATGGQ